A genomic window from Synechococcus sp. CBW1107 includes:
- a CDS encoding pentapeptide repeat-containing protein, translating to MAATAPLPPPLPASIGELRQALASGRRSFIGLRLPDADGLHLDLSGCDLSLGCFREARFGHASLREACVEGASLQQALIWGADLSGLRAAGSSWQESDLSGSRLQRADFSCALMHRCCLRGVVAANSRWRGARLVEADFRSGLDQHTDLGGADFEGADLSYAQFQGAQLRGASLRGACLYGANLRDADLTGADLSGCDLRDCQLGGTDLGGACLEGARLPADHSGCA from the coding sequence ATGGCCGCAACAGCCCCGCTGCCGCCGCCTCTGCCCGCTTCGATCGGGGAGCTGCGCCAGGCCCTCGCCAGCGGCCGGCGCAGTTTCATCGGCCTGCGTCTGCCCGATGCCGACGGCCTCCATCTCGATCTCTCCGGCTGCGACCTGAGCCTGGGCTGCTTCCGCGAGGCGCGCTTCGGCCATGCGTCTCTGCGCGAGGCCTGTGTCGAAGGCGCCAGCTTGCAGCAGGCCCTGATCTGGGGTGCCGATCTCTCCGGTCTCCGGGCCGCGGGCTCCAGCTGGCAGGAGTCCGACCTCTCGGGATCCCGCCTGCAACGGGCCGATTTCAGCTGTGCCCTGATGCACCGCTGCTGCCTGCGCGGTGTGGTGGCCGCCAACAGTCGCTGGCGCGGGGCCCGGCTGGTGGAGGCCGATTTCCGCTCCGGGCTTGATCAGCACACCGATCTGGGCGGCGCCGACTTCGAGGGGGCCGATCTCAGCTACGCCCAGTTTCAGGGCGCCCAGCTGCGCGGCGCCAGCCTGCGCGGGGCCTGCCTCTATGGCGCCAACCTGCGCGACGCCGACCTGACCGGTGCCGATCTCAGCGGCTGTGACCTGCGCGACTGTCAGCTGGGTGGCACCGATCTGGGCGGCGCCTGCCTGGAGGGAGCCCGTCTGCCCGCGGACCACTCGGGGTGCGCCTGA
- the acsF gene encoding magnesium-protoporphyrin IX monomethyl ester (oxidative) cyclase: MTTATAAPATTPHLREDLLTPRFYTTEIEKAARTDLNGQRPAFEAMLSEMETDYNRDHFDRKAPLDRLKNLSSEEKEAYESYLVRSCVSEFSGFLLFKELSRRLLQAERPELGRLFQLMARDEARHAGFLNRALVAEGITLDLPRLSTGRPITWFPLSWVLYSVFLSEKIGYWRYILIDRHLKANPDNAFAPLFDFFEPWCQDENRHGDIFNMLIRCWPSLRQGLRGRLLSRFFLWSVFLTHSLTVCERGDFYRLLGMDPAAFDAEVMRQTNRTARRAFPAVFDLENGHFLELRDRLVACHREFQAGKAEGAGPLRQLGRRLRFGRLLLEQFLQPMVPASAG, translated from the coding sequence ATGACCACCGCCACTGCAGCCCCGGCCACCACCCCGCACCTGCGCGAGGACCTGCTCACGCCGCGCTTCTACACCACCGAGATCGAGAAGGCGGCCCGCACCGACCTCAACGGCCAGCGGCCGGCCTTCGAGGCGATGCTCAGCGAAATGGAGACCGACTACAACCGCGACCACTTCGATCGCAAGGCACCACTGGATCGGCTCAAGAACCTCAGCTCCGAGGAGAAGGAGGCCTACGAGAGCTACCTGGTCCGCTCCTGCGTCTCGGAGTTCTCCGGATTCCTGCTGTTCAAGGAACTCTCCAGGCGCCTGCTTCAGGCGGAACGTCCCGAGCTCGGACGGCTGTTCCAGCTGATGGCCCGCGATGAGGCCCGCCATGCCGGCTTCCTCAACCGGGCGCTGGTGGCTGAAGGCATCACGCTCGATCTGCCCAGGCTGAGCACCGGAAGGCCGATCACCTGGTTCCCGCTCAGCTGGGTGCTCTACAGCGTGTTTCTCTCCGAGAAGATCGGCTACTGGCGCTACATCCTGATCGACCGCCATCTCAAGGCGAATCCCGACAACGCCTTCGCGCCGCTGTTCGATTTCTTCGAGCCCTGGTGCCAGGACGAGAACCGCCACGGCGACATCTTCAACATGCTGATCCGCTGCTGGCCATCCCTGCGCCAGGGCCTGCGGGGACGGCTGCTCAGCCGCTTCTTCCTCTGGAGCGTGTTCCTGACCCACAGCCTGACGGTGTGTGAGCGGGGCGACTTCTACCGTCTGCTGGGCATGGATCCGGCGGCCTTCGATGCCGAGGTGATGCGCCAGACCAACCGCACCGCCCGTCGCGCCTTCCCCGCCGTGTTCGACCTGGAGAACGGTCACTTCCTGGAGCTGCGCGACCGCCTGGTGGCCTGCCACCGCGAATTCCAGGCCGGCAAGGCCGAGGGTGCCGGGCCCCTCCGGCAACTGGGAAGGCGGCTGCGTTTCGGCCGGTTGCTTCTCGAGCAGTTCCTGCAACCGATGGTTCCGGCCTCGGCAGGATGA
- a CDS encoding helix-turn-helix transcriptional regulator: MEALADYFKVFSEPNRLTVLEALRSGALNVTAVVEKTGLSQALVSKHLKLLMIAGVVRRRPEGSLVFYEVIDKGVFRLMAQAEKLLMAARRQQLDDLAAIF; the protein is encoded by the coding sequence ATGGAAGCCCTCGCCGACTACTTCAAGGTGTTCTCCGAGCCCAACCGCCTCACGGTGCTCGAGGCCCTGCGCTCCGGAGCTCTCAATGTCACTGCCGTGGTGGAGAAGACCGGTCTGAGCCAGGCTCTGGTCTCGAAGCATCTCAAGCTGCTGATGATCGCCGGCGTGGTGCGCCGCCGCCCTGAGGGCAGCCTCGTGTTCTATGAAGTGATCGACAAGGGGGTGTTCCGGCTGATGGCCCAGGCCGAGAAACTGCTGATGGCCGCCCGCCGCCAGCAGCTCGACGATCTGGCGGCGATCTTCTGA
- a CDS encoding HlyD family secretion protein, whose product MRLKLRPLPWSRRQQLLTAAGVAVAAAGLAGWLWLGRSSPGPLRLSGRIEGYETDLGARIGGRVAEVTVREGERVKPGQLLVRLDDDEVRARLRGAQARLAAARQQLNQARSQVDVLDSQIRESRLTVAQAEQDNLGRVEQARANLASAEAQLAQAEAQQRLAKVTLGRTESLVREGAASPQSLDQDRTALETAEAVVNAQRRQVEAARGAVALAASTGLNPSIRSAQLEALGEQRQRALAGVRGAESDVRSAQAAEQQVKAEAAYLTIRSPLAGVVISRSVEPGAVVASGRTLLTLLDPATVYLRGFIPQGDIGRVRLGQRARIFLDSDPSRPLAARVAEVDAQASFTPETIYFQRDRVRQVFGLKLAIENPAGDAKPGMPADAEILTP is encoded by the coding sequence GTGCGCCTGAAGCTGCGGCCCCTGCCCTGGTCCCGGCGTCAGCAGCTGTTGACCGCAGCCGGTGTGGCCGTGGCGGCCGCCGGTCTGGCGGGCTGGCTGTGGCTGGGGCGGTCCAGCCCCGGCCCCCTGAGGTTGAGCGGTCGGATCGAGGGCTACGAAACCGATCTCGGCGCCAGGATCGGCGGCCGTGTGGCTGAGGTCACGGTCCGGGAAGGCGAGCGGGTCAAGCCCGGGCAGCTGCTGGTCCGCCTCGACGACGATGAGGTGCGTGCCCGCCTGCGCGGCGCCCAGGCCCGGCTGGCCGCTGCCCGTCAGCAGCTCAACCAGGCCCGCTCTCAGGTCGATGTCCTCGACAGCCAGATCCGCGAATCCCGTCTGACGGTGGCCCAGGCCGAGCAGGACAACCTGGGGCGAGTGGAGCAGGCCAGAGCCAATCTGGCCAGCGCCGAAGCCCAGCTGGCCCAGGCCGAGGCCCAGCAGCGGCTGGCGAAGGTCACCCTGGGCCGCACCGAATCGCTGGTGCGGGAGGGTGCGGCCTCGCCCCAGTCCCTCGATCAGGACCGCACGGCCCTGGAGACCGCCGAGGCTGTGGTCAACGCCCAGCGGCGCCAGGTGGAGGCGGCCCGCGGTGCTGTGGCGCTGGCGGCCTCGACGGGACTGAATCCCTCCATCCGCTCGGCCCAGCTTGAGGCTCTGGGCGAGCAGCGCCAGCGTGCCCTGGCCGGGGTGCGGGGTGCCGAGAGCGATGTGCGCAGCGCCCAGGCGGCTGAGCAGCAGGTGAAGGCGGAAGCCGCCTACCTGACCATCCGCTCGCCCCTGGCCGGGGTGGTGATCTCCCGCAGCGTGGAGCCTGGCGCGGTGGTGGCCAGTGGCCGAACCCTGCTCACCCTGCTCGATCCGGCCACGGTGTACCTGCGTGGTTTCATTCCTCAGGGGGACATCGGCCGGGTGCGTCTGGGCCAGCGGGCCAGGATCTTCCTCGATTCCGACCCCAGCCGGCCGCTGGCGGCGCGGGTGGCGGAGGTGGATGCCCAGGCCTCCTTCACCCCCGAGACCATCTATTTTCAGCGCGACCGGGTGCGCCAGGTGTTCGGCCTCAAGCTGGCCATCGAGAATCCGGCCGGTGACGCCAAACCGGGCATGCCCGCCGATGCCGAGATCCTCACCCCCTGA
- a CDS encoding ATP-binding cassette domain-containing protein, giving the protein MPRSSPPDPAPAAVVVSVEGLHKRYGSRPAVAGLEFSVREGEIFGLIGPDGAGKTTTFHILAGVSEPSGGQVRVLGQPPREARERVGYLTQQFSQYPDLSVEENLRYVAGLRLVPPELWRERRRSLLRRLGLEPFADRLASQLSGGMKQKLALCCALIDRPRLLLLDEPTTGVDPVSRRDFWDVLTTLAEEGVTIVVATPDLVEAERCHRIALMQQGRLEGLGSPADLKRELGLSRLELQGAAPAAAEPLLRGGAIVDVQTFGDRLDVIVNDAAAGEAQVRDLFRRQGLPLLELRHTSPTLENVVVIRQRRQAGELPLLPFPRARAVRRQRSELAIDARNLCRRFGAFEAVSQLTLEIRYGEIFGLLGANGAGKTTTIKMLCGLLAPSLGRIVLAGESEQLRGPDLLKRIGYMSQKFTLYDDLSIRENLEFYAGVYGIAGPLRQPRIDWVIASCGLQGQEHLLTATLPGGWKQRVAFGAAVLHDPEVLFLDEPTSGVDPLARRQFWSLINDFARRGTAILVTTHYLEEAEQCNRLCFMVAGENVIEGSPGAIKAAQPGQVLELLLPPDQLQSATLLLRRHWPSWRVSRFGDRLHLVLDDPEREVEGLRRLLAQAQLSLEGLRRLPQSLEDAFIGTVQRARARDGRGG; this is encoded by the coding sequence ATGCCGAGATCCTCACCCCCTGATCCCGCCCCCGCCGCTGTGGTGGTGAGCGTGGAGGGGCTGCACAAGCGCTATGGCAGCCGTCCGGCCGTGGCCGGTCTGGAGTTCAGTGTCCGGGAGGGGGAAATCTTCGGTCTGATCGGTCCCGACGGCGCCGGCAAGACCACCACCTTCCACATCCTCGCCGGGGTGAGCGAACCCAGTGGCGGCCAGGTGCGGGTGCTGGGCCAGCCTCCCCGTGAGGCCCGGGAGCGGGTCGGCTACCTCACGCAGCAGTTTTCCCAGTACCCCGACCTCAGCGTCGAGGAGAACCTGCGCTACGTGGCCGGACTGCGGCTGGTGCCTCCCGAGCTCTGGCGGGAGCGGCGCCGTTCCCTGCTCCGGCGCCTGGGCCTGGAGCCCTTCGCTGATCGTCTGGCCAGTCAGCTCTCCGGTGGCATGAAGCAGAAGCTGGCCCTCTGCTGCGCCCTGATCGACAGACCCCGGTTGCTGCTGCTCGATGAACCCACCACCGGCGTGGATCCGGTGTCACGCCGCGACTTCTGGGATGTGCTCACCACCCTGGCGGAGGAGGGGGTCACGATCGTGGTCGCCACCCCCGATCTGGTGGAGGCCGAGCGCTGCCACCGCATCGCCCTGATGCAGCAGGGGCGCCTTGAGGGCCTGGGCAGTCCGGCCGATCTCAAGCGGGAGCTGGGTCTGAGCCGGCTGGAGCTGCAGGGCGCCGCCCCGGCGGCGGCTGAACCGCTGCTGCGCGGTGGCGCGATCGTCGATGTGCAGACCTTCGGTGACCGGCTCGATGTGATCGTCAACGATGCGGCCGCGGGGGAAGCCCAGGTGCGGGATCTGTTCCGGCGTCAGGGTCTGCCGCTGCTGGAGCTGCGGCACACCAGCCCCACCCTCGAGAACGTGGTGGTGATCCGCCAGCGCCGCCAGGCCGGGGAGCTGCCGCTGCTGCCCTTCCCCCGGGCCCGGGCCGTGCGCCGCCAGCGCTCCGAACTCGCCATTGACGCCCGCAACCTCTGCCGCCGCTTCGGGGCCTTCGAGGCCGTGAGCCAGCTGACGCTGGAGATCCGCTACGGCGAGATCTTCGGGCTGCTCGGGGCCAACGGCGCCGGCAAGACCACCACGATCAAGATGCTCTGCGGCCTGCTGGCCCCCAGCTTAGGCCGGATCGTGCTGGCGGGGGAGTCGGAGCAGCTGCGCGGGCCGGATCTGCTGAAGCGGATCGGTTACATGAGTCAGAAATTCACCCTCTACGACGACCTCTCCATTCGCGAGAACCTGGAGTTCTACGCCGGGGTCTACGGCATCGCCGGTCCCCTGCGCCAGCCACGCATCGACTGGGTGATCGCCAGCTGCGGCCTGCAGGGTCAGGAGCACCTGCTCACCGCGACGCTGCCCGGAGGCTGGAAGCAGCGGGTGGCCTTCGGAGCGGCGGTGCTCCACGATCCCGAGGTGCTCTTTCTCGATGAACCCACCTCAGGGGTGGATCCCCTGGCGCGGCGACAGTTCTGGAGCCTGATCAACGACTTCGCCCGCCGGGGCACTGCGATTCTGGTGACCACCCACTACCTGGAGGAGGCCGAGCAGTGCAACCGGCTCTGCTTCATGGTGGCCGGCGAGAACGTGATCGAAGGCAGTCCCGGAGCGATCAAGGCCGCCCAGCCGGGCCAGGTGCTCGAGCTGCTGCTGCCGCCTGATCAGCTGCAGAGCGCCACCCTGCTGCTGCGTCGCCACTGGCCGTCCTGGCGGGTGAGCCGGTTCGGTGACCGGCTCCATCTGGTGCTGGATGACCCCGAGCGGGAAGTCGAGGGCCTGCGGCGGCTGCTGGCCCAGGCCCAGCTCAGCCTGGAGGGGCTGCGCCGGCTGCCTCAGTCCCTCGAAGATGCCTTCATCGGTACCGTGCAGCGGGCCCGGGCGCGGGACGGGAGGGGCGGATGA